One window from the genome of Rhizoctonia solani chromosome 15, complete sequence encodes:
- a CDS encoding OTU-like cysteine protease, with amino-acid sequence MAKGNTLRKERKARVPVNASRPRTRGQRGKLHDPAANTAELTTQLRSMGLYAAPTLGDGNCLFRALSDQIYGTPNEHLTLRKEICAFMAAHKERFEAFVDDDRSWDQHISTMRNNGTYGGHLELTAFAQLKVVNVKVVQPGLVYVIEGAKTDIFDPGASSAAADEAGITSSKERRKGKKERLKKKKAEKAANEDHDEDDEEDGGAPFPATVYVAYHDWEHFSSVRNLTGPHQGMPNVCEVPEPDTSSLPSPPPSQAATKRSAKQQLQSQSMKSAPLSKQSQQSRPPTPSDSLSPPPSRSPKRAIDEDDEEEEETEIRKRNRRGTITVTPPEDDGEHEEDEESEFAAGVSSSVSAESGSFISDAPPPPPPSEPELEPKLTKGKRKSLGVPKARSSTQQRGRQSVGMTGTAKSRASTGGTSEAPKRETRSATKAYRDAGKVRDLGTGEWLDNGTGRLDVRGFRELRI; translated from the exons ATGGCGAAAGGGAACACACTGCGCAAGGAGAGAAAGGCGCGGGTGCCTGTTAATGCAT CGCGGCCACGAACACGCGGTCAGCGCGGGAAG CTCCATGATCCCGCCGCCAACACAGCTGAACTCACTACCCAATTGCGTTCGATGGGACTCTACGCGGCTCCAACATTGGGCGACGGAAACTGTTTGTTCCGAGCGCTGAGTGACCAG ATCTACGGAACCCCGAATGAACATCTTACGTTGCGAAAAGAGATTTGTGCGTTTATGGCTGCGCATAAGGAGCGTTTTGAGGCATTTGTTGATGATGATCGGAGCTGGGACCAGCACATTTCCACAATGAGGAATAATGGAACATATGGTGGTCACCTGGAGTTGACGGCGTTTGCTCAGTTGAAAGTTGTCAACGTCAAGGTTGTTCAGCCCGGGTTGGTGTATGTGATCGAGGGTGCAAAGACCGACATTTTCGATCCTGGCGCAAGTTCGGCAGCGGCAGACGAAGCTGGCATAACAAGCTCTAAGGAAAGGAGGAAAGGAAAAAAGGAGAGActaaagaagaagaaggccgaGAAAGCCGCTAACGAGGATCATGACGAAGACGATGAGGAGGATGGGGGTGCTCCCTTCCCGGCCACAGTTTACGTTGC CTATCATGATTGGGAGCACTTTTCCTCTGTACGAAATCTTACAGGCCCGCATCAAGGCATGCCTAATGTCTGCGAAGTCCCAGAGCCCGATACATCCTCTCTTCCTTCTCCACCACCCTCCCAAGCTGCCACCAAACGCAGCGCCAAACAACAGCTTCAATCACAATCCATGAAGTCGGCGCCATTGTCCAAACAGTCGCAACAATCGCGTCCGCCTACACCCTCCGACTCTCTATCGCCTCCGCCAAGTCGGAGTCCCAAACGAGCAATAGACGAAGacgatgaagaggaagaggaaactGAAATTAGGAAAAGGAATAGACGGGGAACTATCACTGTTACACCCCCAGAAGACGACGGCGAGCATGAGGAAGATGAGGAGTCTGAATTTGCTGCTGGCGTATCGAGCAGCGTGTCCGCCGAGTCTGGGTCATTCATTTCTGACGccccaccacctccacctccatcTGAACCCGAACTGGAACCTAAACTCACCAAGGGAAAACGGAAGTCGCTCGGAGTTCCAAAAGCTCGGTCGAGTACACAACAACGCGGGCGACAGAGTGTGGGTATGACGGGAACGGCAAAGAGTAGAGCCAGCACTGGTGGCACGTCCGAGGCTCCAAAGAGAGAAACGAGGTCTGCTACAAAGGCGTATCGAGATGCTGGGAAGGTGCGGGATCTGGGGACCGGCGAGTGGTTGGACAACGGAACTGGTCGGTTGGATGTGAGAGGATTCAGAGAGCTGAGGATATAA
- a CDS encoding SMP-30/gluconolaconase/LRE-like region protein: protein MSNMSSSVLSFPASSHAVINGSFYRDPSYSLWSTVYVNASGNVTTSGPFTYPNASTSFVASVSDFYDVVGDGASLEVVARAEYAAFHEAGVYISSTNEVYFTSNKLNTTNATEYRFPSYGQFSKISLTPSPNGTYEWSTLLLPSDQLVMPNGGTAYNGQVLMAAQGYGLDVASSLVLVDPATGKGRTLVNNFYGRVFNSINDVAVVFANRAVDEQWVFFTDPPYGYFQGFKPYPSLPAQVYAFHPPTGTIRVVADGFERPNGVQFSEDYKTCYISDTGFISAVAGDPHPADGRRPGTIYAYDVVAPPEGADPKLVPPTLTNRRVFAFADSGMPDGIKVDTAGNVYAGCFDGVHVWNKHGALLGKILLGLDELTETSDGVTGKGCSNLVFVPGGLLMFSEDRMYLAKIKAKGALLA from the exons ATGTCCAACATGAGCTCAAGTGTTCTG TCGTTTCCAGCCTCTTCACACGCAGTCATCAATGGCTCGTTCTACCGAGACCCCTCGTACTCCCTGTGGTCAACTGTCTATGTCAACGCCTCGGGAAACGTGACGACGTCTGGTCCTTTTACGTACCCGAACGCATCGACGTCGTTTGTTGCATCCGTATCAGACTTCTATGACGTTGTAGGCGACGGTGCAAGTCTGGAGGTTGTCGCACGGGCCGAGTATGCTGCGTTCCATGAAG CGGGGGTGTATATCTCATCCACGAACGAAGTGTATTTTACATCCAACAAGCTCAACACCACGAATGCAACCGAATACAGATTCCCCAGCTACGGCCAATTCAGCAAGATTTCACTGACTCCATCCCCGAACGGAACATACGAGTGGTCGACGCTCCTTCTACCTTCCGACCAACTTGTCATGCCCAATGGCGGGACTGCTTACAATGGCCAAGTACTGATGGCAGCTCAAGGATATGGACTGGACGTCGCTAGCTCGCTGGTGCTTGTTGATCCTGCAACGGGCAAGGGGAGAACGCTTGTGAACAACTTTTACGGAAGGGTGTTTAACTCCATCAACGACGTGGCCGTGGTGTTCGCCAACCGAGCCGTGGACGAGCAATGGGTATTCTTTACTG ATCCTCCGTACGGATACTTCCAGGGGTTCAAGCCCTACCCTTCACTTCCCGCTCAGGTATACGCCTTCCACCCACCGACAGGTACGATTCGGGTGGTTGCGGATGGGTTCGAGAGACCAAACGGGGTACAGTTTAGCGAGGACTACAAGACGTGCTATATCTCGGACACGGGCTTCATCAGTGCGGTTGCTGGGGATCCACATCCAGCGGATGGCAGACGTCCTGGAACTAT ATACGCGTATGACGTTGTGGCCCCACCTGAAGGCGCGGACCCAAAGCTTGTGCCGCCAACGCTGACGAACCGGCGGGTGTTTGCGTTTGCGGATAGTGGAATGCCAGACGGGATCAAGGTCGACACGGCAGGAAACGTGTATGCGGGATGTTTTGATGGTGTTCAC GTGTGGAACAAACATGGAGCACTGCTGGGAAAGATACTGCTTGGTCTGGACGAGCTGACGGAAACGAGCGATGGAGTGACAGGAAAAGGATGCTCGAA